In Candidatus Cloacimonas sp., a genomic segment contains:
- a CDS encoding peptidylprolyl isomerase — protein MVHLNRNLIPILIAFLMIAVSIGCQTKTTPVEKPTEQLMKQTDNTPVKTKVEMETTYGTIELELWDNLTPKTVQNFVKLAQSGYYNGLYFHRVIPDFMIQGGCPNTRDKDRSNDGRGGPGYTFEDECFRDGNEIIGKIDTKKKAEAVWAKIILPHLKNNRTPNEDIVAIAKECQAAQNIEPVMKHDLKFYQEKTGNMDKVYEQELIAPVSYGTICMANSGPNTNGSQFFIVTKKDGTPWLDGIHTVFGKVTKGMEVVHKIENLPRDKSDNPNLENQAYITRISFPK, from the coding sequence ATGGTGCATCTAAACAGAAACCTTATTCCGATCCTGATTGCCTTTCTGATGATTGCCGTCAGCATCGGATGCCAAACAAAAACTACCCCGGTAGAAAAGCCAACGGAGCAACTTATGAAACAAACGGATAATACACCGGTTAAGACCAAAGTGGAAATGGAAACCACTTATGGCACCATTGAACTGGAACTTTGGGATAATCTTACCCCTAAAACCGTTCAAAATTTTGTGAAACTTGCCCAAAGCGGCTATTACAACGGCTTATATTTCCATCGGGTCATTCCTGATTTTATGATTCAGGGTGGCTGCCCCAATACGCGAGATAAAGACCGTAGCAATGATGGACGCGGTGGTCCCGGTTATACATTTGAAGATGAATGTTTCCGGGATGGAAACGAAATTATCGGTAAAATAGATACCAAGAAGAAGGCAGAAGCTGTTTGGGCTAAAATTATCCTTCCCCACCTTAAAAATAACCGCACTCCTAATGAAGATATTGTTGCCATTGCCAAAGAATGTCAAGCAGCACAAAATATTGAGCCCGTTATGAAGCACGACCTTAAGTTCTATCAGGAAAAAACCGGCAATATGGATAAGGTCTATGAACAGGAGTTAATTGCTCCGGTAAGCTATGGAACTATTTGTATGGCAAATTCAGGACCTAATACCAATGGCAGTCAGTTCTTCATCGTTACTAAAAAAGATGGTACACCCTGGCTGGATGGCATACATACAGTTTTCGGGAAGGTTACTAAAGGAATGGAAGTAGTTCATAAAATTGAAAATCTGCCTCGCGATAAAAGCGACAATCCCAACCTTGAAAATCAGGCATATATAACCCGGATTTCTTTTCCCAAATAA
- a CDS encoding UDP-2,3-diacylglucosamine diphosphatase, producing MKIIALSDCHYKFHCTASADRESALILISFLRSIAGKYDLMVLSGDIFDFWLEGRFTIVKQYFPVLCALAAIKESGTRIIYISGNHDFWFGNFLSTYIGCEIHPDGFTLNTDGKKIRFEHGDTRTFNDLRYQLYRKVIRWKAMRKIASLLHPDLALTIGSCFSRTSRQRKDSQELVDKKSKGLKNYAKWLIEHKNADIVVLGHSHQPVLERMGHGYYLNCGDWLTHYSYVEIDAGKPTLKEYIR from the coding sequence ATGAAAATCATCGCTCTTTCCGATTGCCACTATAAATTTCACTGCACTGCAAGCGCCGATAGAGAAAGTGCGTTAATCCTCATCAGTTTTTTACGCAGTATTGCCGGAAAATATGATTTGATGGTGCTTTCGGGGGATATTTTTGATTTCTGGCTGGAAGGCAGATTCACCATCGTAAAACAATATTTCCCTGTGCTTTGTGCTCTTGCCGCTATCAAAGAAAGCGGAACCCGCATAATTTACATCAGCGGAAATCACGATTTCTGGTTCGGAAACTTTTTATCCACCTATATTGGCTGTGAAATTCATCCGGATGGCTTTACTCTTAATACGGATGGTAAAAAAATCCGTTTTGAACATGGCGATACCCGCACTTTCAACGATTTACGCTATCAACTTTACCGGAAAGTTATCCGCTGGAAAGCTATGCGGAAAATTGCTTCCCTGTTGCATCCCGATTTGGCTTTAACTATTGGCAGTTGCTTTTCCCGCACCAGCAGACAAAGGAAAGATAGCCAGGAACTTGTTGACAAAAAAAGCAAGGGCTTAAAAAATTACGCCAAATGGCTGATTGAACATAAAAATGCTGATATTGTTGTTTTGGGACATAGCCACCAACCCGTTTTGGAAAGAATGGGACACGGCTATTATCTGAATTGCGGGGATTGGCTTACCCACTATTCTTATGTGGAAATAGATGCAGGAAAGCCAACCCTGAAAGAGTATATAAGATAA
- a CDS encoding DUF4159 domain-containing protein: protein MQRYLIIICLFFCLPILAVVETPLKVGFTRLQYDGGGDWYNDPEVLSNLAKFANLAMGASFPIDQSVVKASDAKLFDYPFLYLTGHGNIKFSDREIENLRTWMLRGGFLYADDDYGMDESFRREIKRIFPERELLELDPSFQLYNCFFDFSAGLPKIHLHDGKPPQAFGIFDDNGHLMCLYTYETNISDGWADPETHNDPPEVREKALKFGVNILYFVMHKQ, encoded by the coding sequence ATGCAACGCTACCTGATTATTATTTGCCTGTTTTTCTGTCTGCCTATATTAGCGGTTGTTGAAACCCCGCTAAAAGTAGGTTTTACCCGTTTACAATATGACGGAGGGGGAGATTGGTATAACGATCCGGAGGTCTTATCCAATTTAGCTAAATTTGCCAATTTGGCTATGGGGGCAAGTTTTCCAATTGACCAAAGCGTTGTAAAAGCATCCGATGCCAAGCTGTTTGATTACCCTTTTCTATATTTAACGGGGCATGGCAATATCAAGTTTTCTGATAGGGAGATTGAGAACCTCAGAACCTGGATGCTGCGAGGGGGTTTTTTATATGCCGATGACGATTATGGAATGGACGAATCGTTCCGCAGGGAAATAAAACGCATTTTTCCCGAACGAGAGCTTTTGGAATTAGACCCTTCTTTTCAACTATATAACTGTTTCTTTGATTTCAGTGCGGGTTTGCCAAAGATTCACCTGCACGACGGCAAACCACCTCAGGCGTTTGGTATTTTTGACGATAACGGGCATTTGATGTGTTTATATACTTACGAAACCAATATCAGTGACGGGTGGGCTGATCCCGAAACCCATAACGACCCTCCCGAAGTGAGAGAAAAAGCTCTTAAATTTGGAGTTAATATCCTCTATTTCGTAATGCACAAACAATGA